TTTGTTAGAATTAGCTTGCAGCGTTTTGGAAGTGTGATAAGAGGCACCTAGAATGCAAACGGATTGGAAGCTGCTAGGAttcttctgcattaaaaaaactgGTGCAGCAAACTGGGTACCTGGTCCTGTAGCCTAAAGAGAAACTAAAGCAAAATGATGAATAAATATTCCTCTGTTAAACCTCAAAGATgagctaaattttttttctcattctcatGTTTTCTGAATAAGCATTTGTTTCTTCCAGTTGGACTTGAGTGTGGGTAGTGTCTTTTACGTTGTCCCTAGTTAGGCATTAGGACATATGGAAGCTTTTGCTGGGGAGAACAGTGAAGGTCTTACATTGATGACATGGGGAATAAAAACTCCGGATGCTTCAATAATGTCATTTTAATGTGGTGAGTAGGTCTTACACTAAAGTCAGCTTTCCCTTTGAATTCCATGGCTTTGCTTGGCTCTGTGTTGCATTGTATATGTAAATTGTGGCTCGTTTAGTACCGAATGTGAGCGTAATATTTTGCAAGCAAAAATGTTGACATCTTGAAAATAAGCTACCCCACCTCCTgcctattttctccccctcctaTTCCGTCTCTTAATATCACACAACAAAAGATTTACTTTATCAGAATTTATAAAAAGTAGTATCTGCTTGTGACATTTAGCAAGTTCAATAATCGAGTAGTTCAGATCAAAGCTCAATTACCAGTGTAAGCCTCTTTGTGCCTTAATAGACACACCCAGCTCCCTGGAGACTCATCAGTTCCTCCACAGTCAAAAGAAATACGTGATAATGATAAAGCTGGTCCTGGAACCCTGTGGGAAAAGTActgatgattttttattttttttttaaggaagggtATGGTATGAGGGATTATGCATTCAAATATGCCTTACATTTTAGAGAGTCTTCTTAATTCTATGTGCAGTCTTTTTCCAAAGTAACTGTTCTGCAGTCTCCTGGTGTATTCTATTTTCTCCGTTGCATTGGGTGACTTTTTGGGAGATTCAAATTCTACATGCAATTTTGCAATTACCCTGTAGTTGACGTTTGGCAAGGCCTGAACTGCCTCACAGAAATTGCTTTGTTGGTGCTTGGAATGTCCCACAAGTTTGGACTGCGTGGGAAAGGGTCAGTGGATGGGGATGGTGAGGCGGatccggggcagggagggaagcacCGAAGAGACAAGGGTAGGTGTCCTTCCTGCTCAGAAGGTTTCCAGGGACTGCTGTCGCTGGATTGCTAATAATCCCATTGATGGTTAGAGAGTTATGTCACCCTTCAGTCAAAGACAGCAATACTAAAAAATCCTGCTGCATATTCAGTTAGTCTGCATgcctcttttctgttcttttcactttttgattttagaagtaagaaaaaaaaaaaaaggaatttgctgGGGGGGAAAGTCGGTGTGTCCGGTTAATACAGCATGTGAAAAGGTTAAAGGGAGTTAATGAAAAAATTGGATGCAACTGTAGAACAATGTGTTTCCAGGATCTGGGCTTGAATTCCAAATAAGACTAGTGTGTTGGTCTGAAATGCGAGGAGAAGACCAAAAACTGAGTTCTCTCCTCTCTTTTGATTCAATTTGCAGTGCTTAGTGATCCACAGACCAGAGCCATCTATGACATATATGGGAGGAGAGGACTGGAAATGGAAGGATGGGAGGTGAGAGAAATTTAGCGCGTTATGGCCTGTGGAATTGACTAAACCCACATTTATCTGACATTCTGGTTGTATCGAGCTGCACTGACACCTTGATGGTAATAAAcgcctgtttgtttgtttgaaggcATCCTTGTTTagttatttctgtctctctttgtcCCTGCTGAAACACCATGATGGATTTTCAGAGAATACTTAGGTTTTTTACTTGACAAGAGAACAATAAACCTGACATTCAGAGTTCCCTAATAGGATATTACCGTGACAGGCAACATCTTTGTCTGAGACAAATGCGTCGTTATTGTCCATCTAGTCTCATCTTTTtcatctgaaacttttttttcagcaTCAACTAGCCTCTGAGTTTgaaattacttttcctttctctgctttttggggttggtgtttttttctttgttcagttTTTATGGGCTTTCAAAGAGAACTTGCCCATTCATGGCTTTCCTGTTAAGTCCCCTTGCTAGCCTCTGCCAGTCTTAGTTGATTGCACTATGCTGCTTCCTGGAGAATCACATTGTATTGGGTCAGGTCAGTACCAAGTTAGTAGCAAGAAATGTGGAGCAGTAGCAGCATGTAACAGACATTTTTGAGCTGCTTGTGACAGACGTGATCTGATTTTGAAAAGCCCAATCCTTTCTATCCATACCAAGAGCCATGCCTGTTTCCCTGAGACATGTAAGGTAAACAGATGGGAATCAGCATAGCCTAAAATCACAAAACTCTTGCTTAGTCAGTTTACTTCAGGCTAGGCACTttcagttgttttccttttcGTGTCTACGCCTAGTAGAGAAGTTAATGTATAGCTCTTGCTGCAGTATCTTGTACTTGTGGTCTGAGAGCTACTTGCCCTGGTTTTGTCAAGGGCATAGAAATAACAAGACCATTTTCGCTGCTCTAAAAGCATGGGGTTTTCTCTCATGCCTGCCATTTGATCCGGCCCAGGTGTTTGCGTCCAAACTCTTGAGTATAGAAATTCGTGCAGCGTGGcttacagcagcagcagggccaaCGTGTTAGTGCGTACCAGGTCAGTGGGCCACCATCCCATCAGCAGTGCAATACCCTGAACATCCTCTTTCCGGTaatcttttggttttaatttctttttgagcAGGTTGTGGAAAGGAAGAGAACTCCAGCGGAAATCAGGGAAGAATTTGAGCGTttgcagagagagagggaagagagaagactgCAGCAGCGAACTAATCCAAAGGTAAGCAAAGACTTCATCCCGGTCTCAAGAGTGAATCTGTAAGTTATTACGAATACGCAAGGTGTGATGAGCCTAGATGAAGGGCCATGGTAAATAGCCCCTTAGGTATTTACGCTTAATGAGTTACTGTTCCTATTTTGAATATGCAGTTTGTCTGGATGATGTAGGGAAAGCTGCTAATTCTTTGACCAATAATCCTCTGTTGaaagttctctctttttttatgctGAAACATGTAGGAGCAAAATATCTCTTTCAGCAATTTCAAGGAAACAGACCTAACACTGAAATGTTTATGATCTCTTTCCAAGTATTCCAAATAAAATGAAACTCCCTGCGGTTACCTGACAGGTTTTCCCTTCGACACTGCTGTAATGTCACAACAATGTGGGGAGATATTCAAACGCAGCTTCGAAACCAATGAAAAATGTGAGGCAGGTACCAAACCAGCTGGGTAGCAGAACTCTTCCGGCTGCAGCACAGCGAGCAAAATCAACCTGAACAGGATTGGGGTCTTGCCAGTTCCACAGTTAGTGTCTGTTGTAGGAAAGCTCAATTGCGTGCTCAGGAGGAGGATCATCGAGTATTCGGTTCCCATCTCTCAGTCTGTTTGAGCAGCCATAAACTGACAGTAAACGACCCACCTCGCAGCTGAGTCTTGGCTCTTCAGAGCTGATCAAGAATACCGTGTTGGGGATGATGTTTTTGTGGTAGCGTTGGGATGGCAGGGAGAGGTGGAAATGACGATGCACCGCTGCTTCCTCTGTCACCTGCTGCAAGTGGAGTACTCCGGTAGTTGAGAAGGCGAATGGCCTTGCTGGCTCTTGGCTTGATAAGTATGCTAGGCAAACCCAGGTTTTGTCCGGATTGGCACTGAGTGAGGTTCCAAAGCTTGTTGAGTCACAAAAATCGTGGTTCTTGTGCAGTGAATAACGTTATCCAAGAGCTGCATCTACGCTTTCCAAATGTATTTGTACTTTAGTTTACCTGTATCTATCAGATCACCAGGCTGTTGTGGATAGCGCACAGATACTCAGAACTTGTTTGTACTGGGAGGGTAAATAAGCACGAGTGTCAGCTGACAACAGGAGGGATTTCTGGATGCCACAAAACAGGCAAGTGGAACTGTCTCTGCTGGAGACGAGGGTGACCGGGGTCAGAAGGGTGTTCTCGGAGAAGGGCATGGTTATCTCCACCTCGTGCTTCTCTGTGACTTTAGGAATTTGACATTTTATCTGGGCGCCTCGCCGTGGCTGCGAGCAGTAAAAAGCAGAGCTGCATTGTGAGCCTCAGCCTGTGTCCTGTGATAAAATTAGCCATCTGGGTGTTTACAGCAATTGCTGACTGGCAGCCTATAGAAATGTCTCTCCAGGCAGTGTTCCTGTGGAATTAGGTAGCGCAGCTGTGATCATTTCATACACGaacacaagttattttaaaatttccaacATTTTGTTAGTTCTATAAAACAGTtccagcaaaataaagcattttcacCAGAAATGTTGAGCAATAACCAGATGTAGGCAATTTGGCAGGTTTCGAATTGAGTCTATTATTTGCTTTTAGAGCTTTGTTTTTGCTTTCAAAGACATGCAGAAGGGTTGAAAAGTTCATTACTTGATTTGAGAAGAACAGCTTCCTGTTAGGAGAAATTAAATCCTGTTATTTTCCTGCTGTGGAAGGTCAACATCTAAGAAATGCAGGTCCCTGAAGGCTTAGTCTTGCACAGCTTCCATATGTCACCTTCCAGAAGGTAAATCGCTAGGAGGAAAAACGAGGAGGGAGTATATTCTTCTCTGGCACACCTCTTTATTCTGTCAGTGAAGTCTGGTTCGTATTTGCAGGATGGCAAATAAAGGTGATTTTAAAAGATGACCCCAGATAACAACTCTGATGGTCTGCAGTGCCGTTCCCTGTGCTTTGCAACGTGTTGCGTGCGTGTGCCGCTGGCTTCAGAGCTTCGCTTCGCagccttttccctgctgcttgctctttggggagGGCTTTCTCATTTCCAAGGGTCTGAGCAGGTGGCTGATGGGGCGTGGGGAGCAGCGCGGTCCCCTCTATTATCCGGTGGCATAGGGGGTGCTGTCGTTCTCTGGGAATATTTTTAACTTTAccatctgctgcttttcctgtgttCGCGCCTGAGCCAGTTTCCTTGCCAGGATCTATAGACCTCTGAGGGTGACTTCACCTGCTCGGCGGGAGGTAAAACGCGCGGAGTCCACCGCTCCCTTCAGCGAGAGGCCGCTGAATAGAAGATCCGCCGAGgagccagggagggacagagacGCCCTTTTCCTCGTAATGGGTCTTGTGGATTTTCATGGATAGGTTCAggcgttttcctttttttattgggagggatatttgttttaaaatccgTAGATGTGAAAAAGAAAGTCATAAGATTTTGAGTACGATTGAAAGATTTCAGGAGTGTGTGTGGACCTTGTTGCATCTTTACAAAGAGTATGAGCATTGTGGTATGACCGTAGTACAGTAAGATGGtttttagtgtggtttttttagTGCAAATTCTTGAAAAAACTTTACTGCCACTTATATTCCAGTCTGAGTTGAAAACACACAATTTTCTGTCTTCTTGCCATTCAAATTCAGCACGCTTATTACTCAGCATGATATCccttgtttaaaaatgtttaacttgGAAATTAAAGTTGCAGTCTGGCAAAGGTTCTGTGCTGACTGTGGCGCTCCACGTGGAAAGCCTTTCTTTCCATCCTGTCTCTGTTACGAAGGATCTTGGGTTTTACGCTTCCTTGAAGAGCATCAGGGAAAAATGGAAATAGTTCTCTCTCTTGTTAAAATAAATGCTCACCTGTATTTAGACATATTTTATCATCCACTCTGGAGTGCATTTGCTGGAATTTCATTGAGTGGAGttggcattttctgtttctctttggcTGTTCTACTCCATGTCTCCCgagggctggagagcagcacagggcTGCGCCGCTTCCCGGCGGTTGGCGGTCTTGCCTCGCTTCACTCCTATTTTGGCGTTGTTTCAAGGAAGAGCACAACGTAGGAGAGGACTGAAACCGAAGAAGCTGTCACGTCTGGAGAGCAGGTCCCTTGAAGGTGACTTTGCAGATGGTTCCTGAAAAGTAGCCTTCTGCATAAAGGGCAGGAGCTCATCCTTGGTGCTGCCACAAACAGAAGGATGAGCGTGACCGCTTTGAAATTCTCCAGCCTTCCAGAGTCATCTGTGAACAGCTGGGGCACAGCCCCTGGCCCAGAGTGCTCCTGGAAATAATCACACCTTCctgtgttaaaatatttatcCAATTTTTGCCGTGTAAGGAATCAGAAAATAAACATTGAGAAGAGGCCGGGAATCTCCACAGCAAATAAATAGTTGGGAGCCAAACCAGAGAGAAGTTTTGAGTCCTGACAAACTCTGCGATTCTTCCTATGTTTGTGGTTCAGCATTTGATTCGAGTGGAGTGAGCAAGGAAGAGCGCTCATTCGGATTGAAATAAGAAATTATTCCATCCGTACTTGGACTCTGAGTGGTTTTTGTACCTACCAGGCTATTGAGTTTATTTATACAAATTGCTCAGAGTTCATTCTGTGCTGGTGCACAGAGGAGGGTTTTTTATTGCCACTGGTACATTTTATGTGAGCTGGAATACTGCTTAATAGGTCTATAGGGGAGGTTTCCAAAGCCTCTGGAAGTTATATGACCCAGACAAGGATCTAATTGTGCCCTTTTCAAATAAACCCACTCTTGCAGTCCGTCTGAGTGAGCACAGCAGCAGGTACCCAGACTATTTAGCTGTGGCCTAGTTTTTTGTAGGAATAAGTTTTTCTATAGTCTGAGAAGGGAAATATTTACCACTGACTAAAAGTCTATCTTTGTCAAGCTTTTCCTCTGATTACAAAATAgaaactaagaaaaagaaaacaaagtttttgaCCAACGAGGTCAGTTGCAAATGCATGATGCGCCTCAAAACTAAGTTGTTTCAGATAACTCATAAGAAGAAAGCATTTAGAGGATTTCTGGCCAAGTTccattgaagaaaataaatttctagaATATACTATTAAAACTTTTAATAGTTGTGGAGAGTCAgttgtgggggaagaaaaaaacctgctctgtAAAAGTGTTCTACATACTTCTGTAATGTGTCACAATAGAAAAATTACCTACTAGTCTTACAAGTTGCATTCCTGCTGAAAAACTGTCTTTTATCCAGTTTATTTTATGATTTATATTGCTGGTTTAGAATATTGTAAtcattcatttttgtttgtcttgAATGCATAAGAAATGCGTTTTAGAGTGGAAAAGGtaattgcagaaaaagaaaaaactttctaaaaatgtAATCGTATACAAGGACGGTTTAGCCATTTGGCCTATAAATGCTGGATGTTTGTTAATGCTAAGTACTTCTTTCACTTGTCATTCCTTAGGGAACAATTAGTGTTGGAATAGATGCCACTGACCTCTTTGATCGTTACGACGAAGAATACGAAGATGTGCCTGGGAGCAGCTTTCCCCAGATTGAGATAAACAAAATGCACATATCGCAGTCCATTGAGGTAAGGAGGGCAGACGCTGCTGGTGTGGAGCAGCGCCCGAGCTAATGAGGTGCTGCAGCGCAAAGCAACCCAAAATGAGACACTGCTCAGGGGGTTCTCGTCTTGATTTATGGAAGGAGGCGATTACCAGCACGGGTGGGAAGAGGAAGCCCAGTTCCAGCAGGGCAGCGTGTTGACTGTACAGCGTGTGTACAGTCTAATTCTAACCTAGACGTGAGATGGATTTGCTGCTCAGGGTCAGGACTTCAAGGTGGTACATTAAAGATGTCACAAATATCTGGTACTGTAAGAAATATCTCACTTTTTGCCATACTGGATCTTTGACTACAAAATTTAGAGCAAGTGTCTGGTTCAAACCCCTGGGCTTAGGGGATGGGGAGGAGTCAACTGGAGTGTTACCTGTCTCTCTGCGCTTACACTCTGCAATCGTGATTATGTCCTTGCAGAATATGCATTAAATGTGTGAGTTGGGATCAGAATAATTGGTAacaatatattaatttttcaggCACCACTGACTGCCACAGACACAGCGATACTGTCTGGTAACCTTTCCACCCAGAACGGGAATGGAGGTGGGTCGATCAATCTTGCTCTGAGACGAGTGACATCTGCCAAGGGATGGGGAGAGGTAAGAGTGCTAGCTGTTACACATTTTTTATATCCACTTTATTTCAGGCTGCTTGGATTCGTTACccactgtttattttctttagggAATATCAGCTCTGTTTCATCTCTTATTTTGTATGTTCTGtagaatgtaaaaaaagaaattctcaaaggaattttggaaaaaaagaatgccaaaccttttttttcttagttgtttCCCCTTTCCATTTGGCTGTGCATTTTGGACTTCACTTACGCTGGCAGAATTGTTATTTGTTGTCTCCAGGGCCTTTGCAATTTCGCTGACACCTCCCAGGTGCCTTCCGGAGGCTGTGAGCGTGCACCTTGGGCAGCGTGGTAGTTTGCCTTCTCTTCAGAAACTGTTCTGTTCACAAGGGAAGAAGTTCTGGGGGAAAATAGTTTGGCTCCCAGGAGCTATGACCTAAGTAGCCTCACTAGACCGGTGGCGTTGAGATGCTGTAGCTGGCCGGTGGTTGCTTTCCGCACCTTCCTTTTTGCATGCTAGCTGCTGCTAACCTGTTTCCTCAGCTTGTGAGAAATGTGAGTTTTCCTCTCATTTGAGAATTCATACGCTGGAGGCATTTGATTTGCATCAGGATTTTGTAATATTGATAATGCGGAGCTTGTGGATATTGTCATGTGTCAGTTGactaaaaaagtttaaaaaaatccacgtAATGAACTAACTTGGGAGATGCAGATGTAGTAGGAACTGCTTTTGCGGGCTTTGTCATGAACAGAGTCGGGTCTAAGAACTGCTTCCGTTAATGAGACTGAACAGCACCAGATAAACACTGAATAGCAGCGCTGGAAGTCACCCGGGCTGGTGGCTGAAGCAACAGGCGTGTTTCGCAGCCGCTGAGGtggtgcagcagcagagctggtggcagCATTGCCGCAGTGGAGGGGTTTCCTCCGTTTGCACTGGAGCGGCCAGAGCAGGTGCTTGTAGGAGCAGCAGCCTGTAGAACTACGAAACTGGTTGTTTTACTCGTGAGGACCCTACTCGGTGAGACACCTCTTACTCTGAATGCAAAGCCTGCAGAAAAGAGGATGCTGAAATACATGGTGAATGTTACTCAGATGAGTAAGATGTCTGTAATGTCAGTGATGCTGGTGAAGTACTTTGTCACTGTTGCAAAAGATGTGTTCTTCTAACAATTTGGCATTGTGCATTTAAACAGCTGGAGTTTGGAGCAGGAGACCTTCAGGGACCTCTCTTCGGTCTGAAGATATTCCGTAATCTTACACCAAGATGGTAAATATTAGAAAAATGGTCTAATGGTTAATATTCTGCACAAAGGAATGAAACGGCTTGAATTTAtggtaaataaattaaataaataattaaataaaatacacaatgGTTTGTAAAATATCATACAATTCAGAATGACGTGAGTGGCTTTCTGCAAACTAATGATGAGGGAAAACTCAAGAGATTGTGCTGTCTGATCATTGTGAAGTATAACACGTAAATAAACTCCCTGGTGTTTTAGTCTCAGCATCTGCGGCTCTTCTGGGACTTCCATGTGTGAGACACAGTTTCTGACAGCAAAAGAGGAGATGATATGTCATATTTTAGGGAAGTAATGCCAAATTTGCCACTGGCATGCTGTCTGTTTACAAATGAATAGAGGTCTCGGGTTGTGATTGAAGACATATGTTAGAGCATCGTAGGTTCCAGTGTAGACTtccttctttttatattttctaactTAGTAAATATACCATTCCTCAGAGCTTATACTGGGGTCTTGTTCCCTGTAGAATCCTTTAATGCTGGTTTTTGGAGATGATGCTTGAGGATTATTAAATAGCAGGGCTGTCTTCTAGCAGCCAAGTGTTCTGCCTCTCCAGAAGACCAGGACTTTATCTGCCACGGGCGAGAAGGGTGAaggctggagggcagcctgctGCGTTGGCTGCAGCATTATGGCACAGACCAATAACCTAGGACATGAGCCCGCACTTCTGGGCAGAGCTGTAGTCAGTACAGTCTACATTAGTTTGGAGTTTTTCCTGAAACCCTCAGACGTCATGCTCTTTGCAGGATAGTGTGTGTGAAGAGGAGTCTGAGGCCATCTGGGAGCCTGTGTTTTATCGCTGATGATTTCCTTATTTCTCCTAGTTTCATCACTACAAACTGTGCCCTGCAGTTTTCATCCCGTGGGGTCCGCCCAGGCCTCACCACAGTCCTCGCCCGCAACCTCGACAAGAACACGATGGGCTACTTACAGTGGCGGTGGGGCATCCAGTCAGCCATGAACACTAGTATTGTCCGGGATACAAAAACCAGCCATTTCACCGTGGCGTTACAGGTGAGAGTCCTCTTGCTGTACGCAGGAGACGGTGATACCATCCCATAGGAGAGAAGTGTCTCGGTTTTTCTGTCCCAGCGGTGTTTTGGCTTGGGACTAGAGAATAATGCAGCAGTTGGTACTGTCTCATATGAACACGTAACGTAGGTAACCAGCTGCTTTTGGCAGAGCACAACACTTTTCACCCAACATTGTGCTATCTAATGTGGATCAGCTCAGATTAGGGTCAGGAtgcacagcacagcctgcagaGATTGCAGGCTGTGACGAGTAAGTGGCATGCGTTGCTGTTTTCTGTGCCACTTAAAGGATAGGAAAGGAAATTTGGGGGAACATTCAGTGGTGGCCAAGGGTACGTTTTCATACATTTGTGCCTCTTGTATTTCAGCTGGGAATCCCCCATTCTTTCATGATGGTCAGTTATCAGCATAAGTTTCAGGACGAAGATCAAACTAGAGTCAAAGGTTCTCTCAAGTAAGTGTGCAAGAGAAAATTCACATTGCTCATGGCCTGGAGAATCTAGTATCTGCTGTCTTAGGCCTCCAGGTTCCACACAAATCCAATGCTGCTGTGGTCTTTGGGAGTCTGCTTTTCATTAATTAAGTCTAGTAACCACTGAAATGAATGTTGTGGAGGCTTAGCTCTGTGTGCCTCTTTGGATAAGTGGGACTTAAAATTACCTGTGTGATACCTTTATATCATCACCAATAAGAAAATGAGAAGTTCTTGTAGCCTGTTTAGTATTTTACAAGATGGAAAGCCTAATCTCATCTTGTAGAATCTCCCAGTAGCCGACGTCTGCTGCACACAGATGTATTTCCGTGTTTTATTTGTTGGGGAATTACAGGATTCAGTAAAGAGAAATTCAAGACTCTTCCTTGTCTTACCAGTATTTGGTTCTGTCGTTCTAGGGCAGGTTTCTTCGGGACCATTGTGGAGTACGGAGCAGAGAGGAAGATTTCCAGACACAGCATTTTAGGAGCCACTATCAGTGTTGGTGTTCCCCAAGGAGTGTCTTTGAAAATCAAGTCAGTTCAAGATTACAACTCTAAATTGCAGAGGCTGGCTATAACCTGCATTATTCTATTTCCAATATTCAGGTGGGAAGGTCCCAATCTTAGGGCAGTACAGGTATATCGATATATCACTATGAAAGGTTGCAGCTGCCCCCACCTCTAATGCACGTGGTGCCCATCGGAAGCAATGTGTGCCTTCTGCTGGTGTTACTCTGAGCCTGAGCCACCTCTTTCAGGACTAGTGTGGGTGTGCAtcaaaatactctgaaaatacAGCTTAAAGTAAGGTTTGCAGTATTATGGTAAGTGGATGCAAGATTTCCGAAAATATTATTACTAGAAATGTACTTAATTGCATTCTGTTTTTATAACACTGTACACAATAATATAATTGAATTAGTGAGCTATTGTTAACCAATACAGGTGATTCTACTGTTAATAAGATGCAGTTCACAAAGCGGGCAGAGCTCTTCAAGGGTTCATATACTGGAGTCATTTTTAATTGGTGCCAGCAGAGGGCGTGCCAGAGAGACGACCACTGTCCCAAGAAAActaatgttttctaaaataaatattttataagcgtcagaaaaatattaatgtcCTCCTTCCTTGAATGCACATGCCAATGTTGTGAACATAGACCTTCTCtgtaagcattttcttttctctttatgaTGGTTTTGGTCCCTTTCCCTGGGTAAATTAATGACCAAATAAAttcttttaagattaaaaaaccACTTTAGAATGGTCAGGTACTCTCACAAGAGATGTCTGCTACATAAAAGTCTGGCTGTGGGTGGTGTCAGCTCTCCGTCTTACCATTGTCTTGTTTCATTTTATCAGATTTTCACCTTTGTGAGCTCATCATTCATCTCTCCTTTGGTTCAGCAGTTGTTCAGCAGCGTACACTGCTGCTAAGTGCACTTAATCAAGCACATTAAACTCTGCATTTCCTCTCACCTGTcgctctgttctttttttgttccagGTTGAATAGGGCTAGCCAGACCTACTTCTTCCCTGTCCACCTAACAGATCAGCTGCTTCCCAGTGCCGTGTTCTATGCCACCGTGGGACCTCTAGTTATCTACTTTGCCATGCACAGGCTAATCATCAAACCCTACCTCAGGGCACAAAAGGAGAGGTGAGCTGGCAAGACTGTTTTAAATTCAGAGCTGGGAAGTCCCACTGAGGTGCTTCTGGGAGCCTGGTGCAAAGGCTGAGGCACCAGCTGAGGCACCGTGGTTCACTGTACCATCCGTGCTACTGAGGTCTGGAAGCCTACTGAAATACCATGAAAGGTGGGGAAAAACCTTAAAACTGAGCTCATTTGTGTGAGGTTGTGGGTCAGCTGTAATTGGGGTGGGTAAGAAGACACCTGCCACTTTGTGGCTGCATCCCATCCCCTGCGTAGACCTGACGTGATGTTCACTTCTCTGTGCcagagagctggagaagcagagggagaATACAGCCAGCGACATCCTTCAGAAGAAGCAGGAAGCTGAAGCTGCAGTAAGTCTTTCCCGTAACTAATCCCCCTTGGTTAAAGGAAGCTGTTTTCACTCTGGGCTTTTCTCTTTTGGGCACAgtatgtcgtggttttggccggattggccagtcagaatgacagatggccctccctccccctctctccgaagagaggagaggaagagataaagagatttacaagtttagaaaaagaactaaactactttaatgaaaataataataaataaggaaataataaataataataaaataaaaaaaagtatacaatatatacaaaaccatatccagctcccaggatgacaatggcatcaccagcaggcacagggaaagtcccagactggagtaagcgacagacaggagctgaattcaggatctggagtcaggagtgctcggattgggatcaaaggtagacgaacagacagggtcctcctcagacgtcggccagtGAAGTGAGAGAGTTggccttttgatccctcagcttttata
The Rissa tridactyla isolate bRisTri1 chromosome 16, bRisTri1.patW.cur.20221130, whole genome shotgun sequence genome window above contains:
- the DNAJC11 gene encoding dnaJ homolog subfamily C member 11 isoform X1, whose amino-acid sequence is MAAALGEEVPDNEDYYALLNVRREASQEELKAAYRRLCMLYHPDKHRDPELKTQAERLFNLVHQAYEVLSDPQTRAIYDIYGRRGLEMEGWEVVERKRTPAEIREEFERLQREREERRLQQRTNPKGTISVGIDATDLFDRYDEEYEDVPGSSFPQIEINKMHISQSIEAPLTATDTAILSGNLSTQNGNGGGSINLALRRVTSAKGWGELEFGAGDLQGPLFGLKIFRNLTPRCFITTNCALQFSSRGVRPGLTTVLARNLDKNTMGYLQWRWGIQSAMNTSIVRDTKTSHFTVALQLGIPHSFMMVSYQHKFQDEDQTRVKGSLKAGFFGTIVEYGAERKISRHSILGATISVGVPQGVSLKIKLNRASQTYFFPVHLTDQLLPSAVFYATVGPLVIYFAMHRLIIKPYLRAQKERELEKQRENTASDILQKKQEAEAAVRLMQESVRRIIEAEEARMGLIVVNAWYGKFVNDNSRKNEKVKVIDVTVPLQCLVKDSKLILTEASKAGLPGFYDPCVGEEKSLKVLYQFRGVLHQVMSADNEALRIPKQSHRIDADG
- the DNAJC11 gene encoding dnaJ homolog subfamily C member 11 isoform X2, producing the protein MKVVERKRTPAEIREEFERLQREREERRLQQRTNPKGTISVGIDATDLFDRYDEEYEDVPGSSFPQIEINKMHISQSIEAPLTATDTAILSGNLSTQNGNGGGSINLALRRVTSAKGWGELEFGAGDLQGPLFGLKIFRNLTPRCFITTNCALQFSSRGVRPGLTTVLARNLDKNTMGYLQWRWGIQSAMNTSIVRDTKTSHFTVALQLGIPHSFMMVSYQHKFQDEDQTRVKGSLKAGFFGTIVEYGAERKISRHSILGATISVGVPQGVSLKIKLNRASQTYFFPVHLTDQLLPSAVFYATVGPLVIYFAMHRLIIKPYLRAQKERELEKQRENTASDILQKKQEAEAAVRLMQESVRRIIEAEEARMGLIVVNAWYGKFVNDNSRKNEKVKVIDVTVPLQCLVKDSKLILTEASKAGLPGFYDPCVGEEKSLKVLYQFRGVLHQVMSADNEALRIPKQSHRIDADG